DNA from Atribacterota bacterium:
TATGCTCCTTTATACTTTCAAACCTCTTTTCTCCAATTCCAACAACATTCATAATATCCTCAGCATTTTGGAAAAAACCATTGTTTTTTCGATAATCTAAAATTCTTTGAGCTAAAGCAGGTCCTATCCCGGGCAAGGAAGCCAGCTGACTGGAATCCGCCGAGTTAATATTAATTAGTGTATTTTCTGTTGAGACATC
Protein-coding regions in this window:
- a CDS encoding ComEA family DNA-binding protein, with protein sequence DVSTENTLININSADSSQLASLPGIGPALAQRILDYRKNNGFFQNAEDIMNVVGIGEKRFESIKEHITAY